The genome window AATTAATGCAATATATGATTTGCAGAGGATGAGAAAATGAATAAAGATAATAGATATATATTATTTCTTATTCTATTATTTGCCTTAAATTCATTTTATCGCAGTTCGATAAATGAAAAAGAAAATTTGTTTCTTTTATTAAGTTGTTTTGAAAACTATAAATAGGAGGAATTGCCATGAAGAGGTTAATTGTCTTGTTGCTTTCAGTAATGCTGGTAATCGGATTGGGCGCTGTAGTTTACGCAGGAGACTACCATGATGGTGCAAGTCTTGTATGTAATCAGTGCCACACAATGCATGCAAGCACAGCTCACGATTATGGATCAACAAGTGGGGGATATAGTTATACTCCTGCCGAACATTTGTTAAAAGCAGGTGGCTCAACAAATGACCTATGTCTCTCATGCCATGACAATGGTGTTGGTCCTGATGTGATGGGAACTAATGATACCGGTTCAACTCAAAGGTCTGCCGGTGCTCTCAATAAAGTTGGCGGTACCGGTCCCTATGCAGAATATATGGGACATACGATAGGCAGCACCGATACAGCCCCCGGCGGAACTTGGAGCAACAGCAATGGATTATCCTGTGCTGATTGTCATCAACATCATGGTGCTGATTTTAATGTAGGAGATGTTGGCGGTAATACCAATATTGACAATTACAGAAATCTCTCTCCTGTTGCAGGTGGTGCAACACCTACATTAGGTGTAAGTTATGCAGCAGGTACAAATGACTTGTCAAGAGACATTTTCGAAGCAGGCGTAGGTGTGAGAACGATTGCAGGTGTCAACCTTAACGAACCTAATTCGAGCAAATCCGGCATTGCTGAATTTTGCAAAAAATGTCATACCAATCTCCATGGTGATGTTGGAGGCGCTGAAATTGGCGGAAGTATTGCAAATGGAGCTTTTATTCGCCATCCTGCGGCAGGTGTTGATATAGGCGACATTGGAGGCGGACATTCAAGTCTTGACCAGCTGAATTCCATCAACAATCCTGTAAGAGTTATGGACCCTGATGGTTCATGGACGGCAGGTGCTTATGATGGAAATGAAACACCAACCTGTTTAACCTGCCATAGAGCTCATGGAAATGGGAACAGCTTTGGACTTATATATCAGGCAGGAACTTCAACAATCACAGAAGACGGTGATGGTACAAATGTAAGAGACCTTTGCAACAACTGCCATATTCAAGGCAGCTAAAGTGAAGGACTTTCAGAAAGGAGGGGGAAACCCCTCCTTTTTTTTGTCATAAAATTACAAAGTTATATCAAACATAACCTCTCCCTTCTTTCGACAATCTAAAAAAGAATATCTCTTGACCACTTTCCAGAAAAAGGTAAAAAGAATCTAATAATATTTCAATCAGTCATTTCAATACAACTTAATAGATAAGGAGATTAAAAGAAATGAAAGTTCTTGGTTTTTGTGGCAGTCCCCGCAAAGGCGGCAACAGTGATGTTATGACAGACACATTTTTAAAAGGTGCAGAATCCGTTGGAGCTGAAATTAAAAAATTTTTTCTTGCAGAACTTGATATAAGACAATGCCAAGGATGTTTTAGAAACTGTATGCTTGGTCCAGAAAACAGATGCAAAATTCACAGAGATGACATGGATATAATCATTCCTGAAATGATTTCAGCTGATGTTATGCTTTTTACTTCTCCTCTCTACTGCGCCATATACTCAGCTATTATGGCAAGGTTCCTTGAACGATGTCTCCCATTCTGGGAAGTAGAAATTACTGGCGAACCCGGAATTCCTGAATCATATAATATTCTCAGCAATCCAGTCAAAGGTAAAAAGGCAGTCATAGGAATAGTTCATGATTTCAAAATACCTCAAGTTGCCGATTTGGCATTCAAAGCCTTTGAGCATAATATCGCAGAAATATATATGATGAATATTGTAGCTAAACTTCATGTCACAGATGTCAGGGATGTAGGCGATATAAATCAAAAAAAGGAAGAACTCGATAAGATATTTGAAACAGCCAAAAGGATTGTTGCTGAAGGATAAGATTATTTAATGCCAAAAGATAGATCAAAGGAAGATTTTCAATTTAAAATTCTTTCTATATACACAGGCGCTGTTTTGACAAATTTAATTCAGATCGGTTATGAAACAGGGTTATTTGAAGAAGCGGCAAAAGGTGATTTCACAGTTGAAGAATTAAGTACTCGCCTCGGTTTATCTAAAAGATATCTCCAAGAATGGCTTAATGCAATGGCTGCAGCAGAGATATTTCATTACAATTCTGAGGCTAAAACATATAGCTTGCCACAAAATCGTGCTTCATTTCTCACAGGAGAAAAAGCAAAAAACCTTTGTCCTCATAGCAAAATGCTCAATAGTTTTGGGAAACTACTTCCTAAACTAATAAGATGCTTTAAAGAGGGAGGAGGAATTCCTTATTCAGATTTTCGCCCTGAATTCACAGACTGTATGGATGATGTATGGAGAAGAATATTTGATGAGCTCCTCAATGACGGCTTCATAGGAGCCGTTGAGGGGCTGAAAAATAGACTGAAAAAAGGGATTAATGTCCTCGATATAGGATGCGGCACAGGTCACGCAACAAATGTACTTGCTAAAAAATACCCAAACTCCCTCTTTAAAGGTTACGATATCGCCAAAGATGCAATAGAGAAAGCAAAGATTGAAGCTAAAGAGA of Candidatus Schekmanbacteria bacterium contains these proteins:
- a CDS encoding flavodoxin family protein, whose protein sequence is MKVLGFCGSPRKGGNSDVMTDTFLKGAESVGAEIKKFFLAELDIRQCQGCFRNCMLGPENRCKIHRDDMDIIIPEMISADVMLFTSPLYCAIYSAIMARFLERCLPFWEVEITGEPGIPESYNILSNPVKGKKAVIGIVHDFKIPQVADLAFKAFEHNIAEIYMMNIVAKLHVTDVRDVGDINQKKEELDKIFETAKRIVAEG
- a CDS encoding class I SAM-dependent methyltransferase, with amino-acid sequence MPKDRSKEDFQFKILSIYTGAVLTNLIQIGYETGLFEEAAKGDFTVEELSTRLGLSKRYLQEWLNAMAAAEIFHYNSEAKTYSLPQNRASFLTGEKAKNLCPHSKMLNSFGKLLPKLIRCFKEGGGIPYSDFRPEFTDCMDDVWRRIFDELLNDGFIGAVEGLKNRLKKGINVLDIGCGTGHATNVLAKKYPNSLFKGYDIAKDAIEKAKIEAKEMNLSNSNFEVMDVSKLPSKPKFDLITAFDTIHDQAKPLDVLRNVKNALRNDGIFLMIEFKFSSDLKNNLNNPLSSLYYGISLMHCLPVSIAEGGPGLGAMWGIEKAKGMLLAAGFTNVKLLDSPRPQNCIFVCRK